A part of Solea solea chromosome 8, fSolSol10.1, whole genome shotgun sequence genomic DNA contains:
- the arl6ip4 gene encoding ADP-ribosylation factor-like protein 6-interacting protein 4 — translation MGRSRSSERAGTEKTKKKRTRSSSSSSSSSSSPSSSSRSQSRSSKKTPNKSQDVTTPKKKSRRNSSSSSSSSSSSSSSSSSSSSSDEKTQKRKKSKAKKKKRKELKKKKKKEAAKLKKQKKREKRKEKKKEKLLKEKKKEEVQSSCVPVEKPPSYLEMWESDDGTAELGPVMTDEQKARLSTKRPLTKEEYEARQSVIRRVVDPETGRTRLVRGEGEIIEEMVSREKHKEINKQSTKGDGNAFQKKLGINR, via the exons ATGGGTCGAAGCAGATCATCAGAGAGAGCCGGTACAgaaaagacgaagaagaaacgTACacgctcctcctcttcttcctcttcatcttcgTCGTCGCCCTCGTCCAGCAGCAGGAGTCAGAGCAGGTCGTCAAAGAAAACCCCCAACAAAAGCCAAG ATGTGACAACCCCAAAAAAGAAGAGCAGAAGAaactcctcatcatcctcctcctcatcatcttcttcctcttcttcctcatcttcgTCCTCGTCCAGTgatgagaaaacacaaaagaggaaaaaaagtaaagccaagaagaagaaaaggaaggagctgaagaagaagaagaagaaggaggcggCAAAGctgaagaaacagaagaaaagggagaagcggaaggaaaagaagaaagagaagttgttgaaggagaagaagaaagaggaggtgcAGTCGTCCTGTGTTCCAGTCGAGAAACCTCCTTCTTACCTGGAGATGTGGGAGAGTGATGACGGGACGGCGGAGCTCGGACCTG TCATGACCGATGAGCAGAAGGCTCGGCTCTCCACAAAAAGGCCTCTCACTAAAGAGGAATACGAGGCCCGGCAGAGTGTGATCCGGAGGGTGGTGGATCCCGAAACAGGACGGACCAG ACTCGTGAGGGGAGAAGGAGAGATCATAGAGGAGATGGTGAGCcgggaaaaacacaaagagatcAACAAG CAATCCACCAAAGGAGATGGGAATGCCTTCCAGAAGAAACTGGGAATCAACAGGTAG